A genome region from Anopheles stephensi strain Indian chromosome 2, UCI_ANSTEP_V1.0, whole genome shotgun sequence includes the following:
- the LOC118507403 gene encoding SET and MYND domain-containing protein 4-like: MDGEGPPELVTSNSCRNDKKLVAFIIEQRMRLIEVVMPMVIFFSNVKENFRALWLYNNYESNIPPNASRPLTTAYRKRRHLERLNMLIAYSTPGSQLNVGGYLKRAHISFFNKEDFYCLYNIYHAKKANLIFVESSASVPRLYNSALVRGSGFVNPYPLKERLVVSCFSLVECRDSTNYGRHLNARQNLARGDTALREMPFVSLLIQDFWMRCHHCLIYAPLVLIPCQSCSLALFCSETCRKRAHDEYHSMECTIMPILLGQYSSMEILALRLTIRIFNILDGMMDELELYIRSLANNMVVAEYNTPYGCQPNAKVDYGKVYRLTTNRSKLCKKKITDNGLKAVSLARMLVREHGLPNSFVELLAELTVRHLHILRSNALVLHCSVDEPSKNEYSSSSVPYALVLVTTGSMFNHSCDANVEYCLSPDGAIMFVANRSIPRGTQMHINYRIDPTDTRYAFECYCQKCTTKRILDQPSTLMEVPERL, from the coding sequence atggaCGGCGAAGGCCCTCCCGAGCTCGTAACATCGAACAGCTGCCGTAACGATAAGAAACTGGTGGCGTTCATAATTGAGCAGCGAATGAGACTGATCGAAGTGGTGATGCCAATGGTGATATTTTTTAGCAACGTAAAGGAAAACTTCCGAGCATTGTGGCTTTACAATAACTACGAGAGCAATATTCCTCCGAATGCGTCTAGACCTTTGACCACGGCGTATCGGAAAAGGCGTCACCTGGAGCGACTGAACATGTTAATCGCCTACAGCACTCCCGGCTCCCAGCTCAATGTGGGGGGATACCTGAAGCGAGCTCACATCTCATTCTTCAACAAGGAAGACTTCTACTGCTTGTACAACATATATCATGCAAAGAAGGCCAATCTGATCTTTGTAGAATCCAGTGCTTCCGTACCGCGTTTGTACAATAGCGCGCTAGTTCGAGGATCGGGGTTCGTTAATCCATACCCACTAAAAGAACGCTTAGTCGTGAGCTGCTTTAGTCTTGTGGAGTGTAGAGACTCAACTAACTATGGCCGTCATCTAAATGCTCGTCAGAACCTGGCCAGAGGAGATACGGCACTACGCGAGATGCCATTTGTGAGTTTACTTATACAAGACTTTTGGATGCGATGCCACCATTGCCTGATCTACGCACCGCTCGTACTCATTCCGTGCCAATCTTGCTCGCTGGCGTTGTTTTGTTCGGAGACCTGCCGTAAACGTGCTCACGACGAATACCATTCAATGGAATGCACCATTATGCCAATCCTTCTTGGGCAGTATTCATCCATGGAGATTCTCGCTCTGCGTCTTACTATTCGCATTTTTAACATATTGGATGGAATGATGGATGAGCTAGAACTTTACATTCGATCCTTGGCCAATAATATGGTTGTCGCGGAGTACAATACACCATACGGTTGCCAGCCCAATGCGAAGGTAGATTATGGGAAGGTCTACAGACTGACTACCAACCGGAGtaaattgtgcaaaaaaaagataacCGACAATGGACTGAAAGCCGTCTCGCTGGCTAGGATGCTCGTGCGTGAACATGGACTTCCAAACAGCTTTGTGGAACTGCTAGCCGAACTGACTGTGCGCCATTTGCACATCCTCCGTTCAAACGCTTTGGTCCTGCATTGCTCCGTGGACGAACCATCGAAGAACGAGTACAGCTCGAGTTCGGTGCCATACGCGCTAGTTCTGGTTACGACGGGCAGCATGTTCAATCATTCGTGTGACGCGAACGTGGAGTATTGTCTTTCGCCGGACGGTGCAATTATGTTTGTAGCTAATCGTTCCATTCCAAGAGGCACACAGATGCACATCAACTATCG